Proteins from a single region of Halorubrum sp. 2020YC2:
- the infB gene encoding translation initiation factor IF-2: protein MTDHTHADTLRTPIVAVLGHVDHGKTSLLDTIRGSAVSEGEAGAITQHIGATDIPLDTISGMAGELIDPSDFDLPGLLFIDTPGHHSFSTLRARGGALADIAVLVVDVNDGFQPQTEEAIDILRRTGTPFVVAANKADTTPGWNPQDGEPIQKSMEAQSERAKSMLDENLYEIIGQLSDAGFSADLYWRVQDFQKNIGVVPLSALTGEGVPDLLTVLMGLSQRFMKEEMAIDVTGPGEGTVLEVKDERGFGATVDTVVYDGVIRNGDTVVVGGQNEPIVTEIRALLRPRPLAEIRTEKEFEKVGEIGAAAGVKIAAPDLDQAMAGAPVRVVRDRTVDEVVEEVKAELAEIEVETAENGVVVKADTLGSLEAMANALREAEVPILRAEVGDIAPRDIAVAETANQDEHKAILGFNVDLLQNAESDLENADVKLFKNEVIYQLVEDYERYVEEKQRAQQETVLDKVVRPARFRILPDHTFRQNDPAVVGVEIISGTLQNNRNVGYFEGNEFERVGGLSGIQKQGDDVDEARAGERVSIAIDGPTVGRDIEEGDTLWTDVPEKHAKILEQELKEEITADEREALQGYLETRRKRDPFWGK from the coding sequence ATGACCGACCACACACACGCGGACACCCTGCGAACCCCAATCGTCGCCGTGCTGGGCCACGTCGACCACGGCAAGACGAGCCTGCTCGACACGATCCGCGGCTCCGCCGTCAGCGAGGGCGAGGCCGGCGCGATCACCCAACACATCGGGGCGACGGACATCCCGCTCGACACCATCTCCGGGATGGCCGGGGAGCTGATCGACCCGTCGGACTTCGATCTGCCGGGGCTGTTGTTCATCGACACGCCGGGGCACCACTCCTTCTCGACGCTGCGCGCCCGCGGCGGCGCGCTGGCCGACATCGCGGTGCTCGTCGTCGACGTGAACGACGGCTTCCAGCCGCAGACGGAGGAGGCGATAGACATCCTCCGGCGGACGGGGACCCCCTTCGTCGTCGCGGCCAACAAGGCCGACACGACGCCCGGCTGGAACCCGCAGGACGGCGAGCCGATCCAGAAGAGCATGGAGGCGCAGTCCGAGCGCGCGAAGTCGATGCTCGACGAGAACCTCTACGAGATCATCGGCCAGCTGTCCGACGCCGGCTTCTCGGCCGACCTCTACTGGCGCGTCCAGGACTTCCAGAAGAACATCGGCGTCGTCCCGCTGTCGGCGCTCACCGGCGAGGGCGTCCCGGACCTCCTCACGGTTCTGATGGGCCTCTCCCAGCGGTTCATGAAAGAGGAGATGGCGATCGACGTCACGGGCCCGGGCGAGGGGACGGTCCTCGAGGTGAAAGACGAGCGCGGGTTCGGCGCCACCGTCGACACCGTCGTCTACGACGGCGTGATCCGCAACGGCGACACCGTCGTCGTGGGCGGCCAGAACGAGCCGATCGTCACCGAGATCCGCGCGCTGCTCCGCCCCCGCCCGCTCGCGGAGATCCGCACGGAAAAGGAGTTCGAGAAGGTCGGAGAGATCGGCGCCGCGGCGGGCGTGAAGATCGCCGCGCCCGACCTCGATCAGGCGATGGCGGGCGCGCCGGTCCGGGTCGTCCGCGACCGCACCGTCGACGAGGTCGTTGAGGAAGTGAAGGCGGAACTCGCGGAGATCGAGGTCGAGACGGCCGAGAACGGCGTCGTCGTCAAGGCGGACACGCTCGGCTCGCTGGAGGCGATGGCGAACGCCCTCCGCGAGGCCGAAGTCCCTATCCTCCGCGCCGAGGTCGGGGACATCGCGCCGCGCGACATCGCCGTCGCGGAGACCGCGAATCAGGACGAACACAAGGCCATCCTCGGCTTCAACGTCGACCTCCTCCAGAACGCGGAGTCGGACTTAGAGAACGCCGACGTGAAGCTGTTCAAGAACGAGGTCATCTACCAGTTGGTCGAGGACTACGAGCGCTACGTCGAGGAGAAACAGCGCGCACAACAGGAGACGGTGCTGGACAAGGTCGTGCGCCCGGCCCGCTTCCGTATCCTTCCCGACCACACGTTCCGACAGAACGACCCCGCGGTCGTCGGCGTCGAGATAATCTCCGGCACGCTTCAGAACAACCGCAACGTCGGCTACTTCGAGGGCAACGAGTTCGAGCGCGTCGGCGGCCTCTCCGGGATTCAAAAGCAGGGCGACGACGTCGACGAGGCGCGCGCCGGCGAGCGCGTCAGCATCGCCATCGACGGGCCGACCGTCGGCCGCGACATCGAGGAGGGCGACACGCTCTGGACCGATGTGCCCGAGAAGCACGCGAAGATCTTAGAACAGGAGTTAAAAGAGGAGATCACCGCCGACGAGCGCGAGGCGCTTCAGGGGTACCTGGAGACGCGTCGGAAGCGCGACCCGTTCTGGGGGAAGTAG
- a CDS encoding PRC-barrel domain-containing protein: MVDILAENLSGKAVMSSDGTELGDLYNITMNLESGELNHLLVSPHEQLRPERVDFEVDEMGRLRVPVANVQAVKDYIVVAR; this comes from the coding sequence ATGGTCGACATCCTCGCGGAGAACCTCTCCGGGAAGGCGGTGATGAGCTCCGACGGCACGGAGCTCGGGGACCTGTACAACATCACGATGAACCTCGAGTCGGGCGAGCTGAACCACCTGCTGGTCAGCCCGCACGAGCAGCTCAGACCCGAGCGCGTCGACTTCGAGGTCGACGAGATGGGGCGGCTCCGAGTGCCGGTCGCGAACGTGCAGGCGGTGAAAGACTACATCGTCGTCGCCCGCTGA
- a CDS encoding NOB1 family endonuclease: MQVLDSSAFIHEYTTDDDVVSIPAVHEELTGEVALRFDAMEGSGMTVHVPAPEAVDRVRRAAKGSGDAAELSDTDIRLIATALELHATLVTDDYAMQNVAERLDLPVEAIARDGISEEREWRFQCVGCNRTFDEDKERCPICGSDLTRKNPA; the protein is encoded by the coding sequence ATGCAGGTCCTCGACTCGTCCGCGTTTATCCACGAGTACACGACCGACGACGACGTGGTCTCCATCCCGGCGGTCCACGAGGAGCTGACCGGCGAGGTGGCCCTCCGCTTCGACGCGATGGAGGGCTCTGGAATGACCGTCCACGTGCCGGCGCCGGAGGCGGTCGACCGGGTCCGCCGGGCCGCGAAGGGGTCGGGCGACGCCGCGGAGCTGTCCGACACCGACATCCGGCTGATCGCGACGGCCTTAGAGCTTCACGCGACCCTCGTCACCGACGACTACGCGATGCAGAACGTCGCGGAGCGGCTCGACCTCCCGGTCGAGGCCATCGCCCGCGACGGCATCTCCGAGGAGCGGGAGTGGCGCTTCCAGTGCGTCGGCTGTAACCGCACCTTCGACGAGGACAAGGAGCGGTGTCCGATCTGCGGCAGCGACCTGACGCGGAAGAACCCGGCGTAG
- a CDS encoding DUF2891 domain-containing protein — MDAFEDISPDALRAGRADAMDDAVATALAAHPLDGVETEYPHYQGVAEGPEAPPRPAETHPVFYGCFDWHSAVHSHWALVRALRLVPDHPDEAAIVTGIDERLTPENVAREVAYLDENPGFEEPYGRSWLLRFAAELELWDDPRADAWRETLRPLEHRVRRGTRESFLGVDRPQRVGSHGNTAFALAGVLDYARVVGDDDLESAAEATARRLYADDTAAVVGAEPVGWDFVSPALVEADLMRRVLDPSPFAAWLDGFLPDLTAPPHDALLAPVDVEPEEGDGAAMHLIGLNVSRAWCLAGLADALAGREGPAATRLREPLETAARRHAEAGAADVLTDDYAGSHWLSSFALYLLTRNEGGIAPDAA, encoded by the coding sequence ATGGACGCCTTCGAGGACATTTCGCCCGACGCGCTCCGCGCCGGACGGGCGGACGCGATGGACGACGCGGTCGCGACGGCGCTGGCCGCCCACCCGCTCGACGGGGTCGAGACCGAGTACCCGCACTATCAGGGGGTTGCGGAGGGACCCGAGGCGCCGCCGCGTCCCGCCGAGACCCACCCCGTCTTCTACGGCTGCTTCGATTGGCACTCGGCGGTTCACAGCCACTGGGCGCTCGTGCGCGCCCTGCGGCTCGTTCCGGACCACCCGGACGAGGCCGCGATCGTAACCGGCATCGACGAGCGGCTCACCCCCGAGAACGTCGCTCGCGAGGTCGCGTACCTCGACGAGAACCCCGGCTTCGAGGAGCCGTACGGCCGGTCGTGGCTGCTCCGGTTCGCCGCCGAACTCGAACTGTGGGACGACCCGCGCGCCGACGCGTGGCGCGAGACGCTCCGCCCGCTCGAACACCGGGTCCGGCGCGGGACCCGCGAGTCGTTCCTCGGCGTCGACCGCCCGCAGCGCGTGGGCAGCCACGGCAACACCGCGTTCGCGCTCGCCGGCGTCCTCGACTACGCGCGGGTCGTCGGAGACGACGACCTCGAATCGGCGGCCGAGGCGACGGCGCGCCGCCTCTACGCCGACGACACCGCCGCGGTCGTCGGGGCGGAGCCGGTCGGCTGGGACTTCGTCTCGCCCGCGCTCGTTGAGGCCGACCTCATGCGCCGCGTCCTCGACCCTAGCCCGTTCGCGGCGTGGCTCGACGGCTTCCTCCCGGACCTCACCGCGCCGCCCCACGACGCGCTGCTCGCGCCCGTCGACGTCGAGCCCGAGGAGGGCGACGGCGCCGCGATGCACCTGATCGGGCTCAACGTCTCCCGCGCGTGGTGTCTCGCCGGACTGGCTGACGCGCTGGCGGGTCGTGAGGGACCGGCGGCGACCCGGCTTCGGGAGCCGCTGGAGACCGCGGCCCGCCGCCACGCCGAGGCGGGGGCGGCGGACGTGCTCACCGACGACTACGCCGGCTCACACTGGCTCTCGTCGTTCGCGCTGTACCTGCTGACGCGGAACGAGGGAGGAATCGCGCCGGACGCCGCCTAG
- the uppS gene encoding polyprenyl diphosphate synthase, whose protein sequence is MWQRLRGLVGRAYRRHLRREIDDVPDHVAVIQDGNRRYARERGDDAPDGHRAGADTTERVLDWCADLGVSELTLYAFSTENFERPDEELEPLFDLLEGKLREFADADRVHEQGVRVRAIGDVPRLPPRVRDAVEYAERRTAENDRFTLNVALAYGGRTELLDAARAIARDVDAGEMAPEDVDVETVESRLYDRPIRDVDLIVRTGGDERTSNFLPWHANGNEAAVYFCAPYWPEFSEADFLRAIRTYESREESWQRARAERAAALVRALAEVEFAEARSAAVRLRDRVPRLDGTHLSDDALGGAEGDSVGPVDGDSAGPVDGDATDSPGAD, encoded by the coding sequence ATGTGGCAGCGACTCCGCGGCCTCGTCGGGCGCGCGTACCGACGACACCTCCGCCGCGAGATCGACGACGTCCCCGACCACGTCGCCGTCATCCAGGACGGGAACCGCCGGTACGCCCGCGAGCGCGGCGACGACGCCCCCGACGGCCACCGCGCGGGCGCGGACACCACCGAGCGCGTCCTCGACTGGTGCGCCGACCTCGGCGTCTCGGAGCTCACCCTCTACGCCTTCTCCACAGAGAACTTCGAGCGCCCCGACGAGGAGCTCGAACCCCTCTTCGACCTGTTGGAAGGAAAGCTCCGGGAGTTCGCGGACGCCGACCGCGTCCACGAGCAGGGCGTGCGCGTCCGCGCCATCGGTGACGTGCCTCGCCTCCCGCCGCGCGTCCGCGACGCGGTCGAGTACGCGGAGCGGCGCACCGCCGAAAACGACCGCTTCACGCTCAACGTCGCGCTGGCGTACGGCGGCCGGACCGAACTGCTCGACGCCGCGCGCGCCATCGCCCGCGACGTCGATGCCGGAGAGATGGCGCCCGAGGACGTCGACGTCGAGACCGTCGAGTCGCGGCTGTACGACCGGCCGATCCGCGACGTGGACCTGATCGTCCGCACCGGCGGCGACGAGCGCACCTCGAACTTCCTCCCGTGGCACGCCAACGGCAACGAGGCCGCCGTCTACTTCTGTGCGCCGTACTGGCCGGAGTTCTCCGAGGCGGACTTCCTGCGCGCGATCCGCACCTACGAGTCGCGCGAGGAGTCGTGGCAGCGCGCCCGGGCGGAGCGGGCCGCCGCGCTGGTGCGCGCGCTGGCCGAGGTGGAGTTCGCGGAGGCCCGCTCCGCCGCCGTTCGGCTCCGGGACCGGGTCCCGCGGCTCGACGGTACCCATCTCTCCGACGACGCCCTCGGCGGCGCCGAGGGCGATTCCGTCGGCCCGGTCGACGGCGACTCCGCCGGTCCGGTCGACGGCGACGCCACGGACTCGCCGGGAGCCGACTAG
- the lwrS gene encoding LWR-salt protein — MEAAYVFRVAFRLDPPDAAVDPDRFETTMELPAAEPGTDGWLFFRDRLWRGEIGDEPAFRRLAEARLGLADAGSVEVVAADFRELRTDEAHLDALTESIAADLDRFNADSVDEVLRKYLGSSVHVRE, encoded by the coding sequence ATGGAGGCCGCCTACGTCTTCCGCGTCGCATTTCGACTTGACCCGCCGGACGCCGCCGTCGACCCCGACCGCTTCGAGACGACGATGGAACTTCCCGCGGCCGAGCCGGGGACCGACGGGTGGCTGTTCTTCCGCGACCGCCTGTGGCGCGGCGAGATCGGCGACGAGCCGGCGTTCCGCCGACTGGCAGAGGCGCGGCTGGGTCTCGCGGACGCCGGGAGCGTCGAGGTCGTCGCCGCCGACTTCCGGGAACTGCGCACCGACGAGGCGCACCTCGACGCGCTGACGGAGTCGATCGCCGCGGATCTGGACCGCTTCAACGCCGACTCGGTGGACGAGGTCCTCCGCAAGTACCTCGGCTCGTCGGTCCACGTTCGAGAGTGA
- a CDS encoding HAD family hydrolase, which produces MRIADYDFHLFDLDGTLVDAEWEYTRGVFDRVGARLGREFSDREAYVLWNGLGGPRGETLRDIGVDPDAFWPAFHAVEDPVARAEATFLHDDAARLLDRVSEVGGPTGLVTHCQEFLAEPVLDRVDLDGRFDAVVCCTDETGWKPDPDPIETAMESLGVDPGRHRGYYAGDGESDVAAAWNAGLDAVHVERVGHDDRGRCILGDRRVDRLDELVDGDARAGVGGAGDAS; this is translated from the coding sequence ATGCGGATAGCCGACTACGACTTCCACCTGTTCGACCTCGACGGGACCCTCGTCGACGCCGAGTGGGAGTACACTCGGGGGGTGTTCGACCGCGTCGGCGCCCGACTGGGCCGCGAGTTCTCTGACCGGGAGGCGTACGTCCTCTGGAACGGGCTGGGCGGCCCGCGCGGGGAGACCCTCCGCGACATCGGCGTCGACCCCGACGCGTTCTGGCCGGCGTTCCACGCTGTGGAGGACCCGGTCGCCCGCGCGGAGGCGACGTTCCTCCACGACGACGCCGCGCGCCTGCTCGACCGCGTGAGCGAGGTCGGCGGACCGACCGGACTCGTCACCCACTGTCAGGAGTTCCTCGCGGAGCCGGTCCTCGACCGCGTCGACCTCGACGGCCGCTTCGACGCGGTCGTCTGCTGCACCGACGAGACGGGGTGGAAACCGGACCCCGACCCGATCGAGACCGCGATGGAGTCGCTCGGGGTCGACCCGGGCCGGCACCGCGGCTACTACGCCGGCGACGGCGAGAGCGACGTGGCGGCCGCCTGGAACGCCGGACTCGACGCGGTCCACGTCGAGCGCGTCGGCCACGACGACCGCGGCCGGTGTATCCTCGGCGACCGGCGAGTCGACCGCCTCGACGAACTGGTCGACGGCGACGCGCGCGCCGGCGTCGGCGGCGCGGGAGACGCGTCGTGA
- a CDS encoding PadR family transcriptional regulator, whose amino-acid sequence MTKWFHSGRRRDLCALLYDHGELRAQSAKSRLESHYDERIDPGSFYGTLTALVEAGYLDRHTEGIADVYALTEAGETALLDHYAWLGDRIEGGGGGAECGETEGGDGSGRGGETEGIDWDERGSRPERGPKRDSPDLKD is encoded by the coding sequence ATGACGAAGTGGTTCCACAGCGGCCGGCGCCGCGACCTCTGCGCGCTGCTGTACGACCACGGCGAACTGCGCGCGCAGTCGGCCAAGAGCCGGCTCGAATCGCACTACGACGAGCGGATCGACCCCGGGTCCTTCTACGGCACCCTCACCGCGCTCGTCGAGGCCGGCTACCTCGACCGGCACACCGAGGGCATCGCGGACGTGTACGCGCTCACCGAGGCCGGCGAGACCGCGCTGCTCGACCACTACGCGTGGCTCGGAGATAGGATCGAGGGCGGTGGCGGGGGAGCGGAATGCGGCGAGACCGAGGGAGGCGACGGAAGCGGGAGAGGCGGCGAGACCGAGGGAATCGACTGGGACGAGAGAGGCAGCAGGCCGGAACGCGGACCGAAGCGCGACAGTCCGGACCTCAAGGATTAA
- a CDS encoding CopG family ribbon-helix-helix protein, translating into MTVVSVSMPEELLDRIDHFADEHGYTGRSEVVREASRNLLGEFEDAKLEDRALMAVVTVLFNYETTSVEERMMRLRHEQEGIVASNFHSHVGSQYCMELFVLEGELAEISTFVGKVRATKDTLTVDYSVTPVDEFGAGALGEAHAHAGHGAERSEESGSGDGPEAAATDEGAEGS; encoded by the coding sequence ATGACAGTCGTCAGCGTGTCCATGCCGGAGGAGTTACTCGATCGGATCGACCACTTCGCGGACGAACACGGGTACACCGGCCGCAGCGAGGTCGTCCGCGAGGCCTCCCGGAACCTCCTCGGGGAGTTCGAGGACGCCAAGCTGGAGGACCGGGCGCTGATGGCCGTCGTGACGGTCCTGTTCAACTACGAGACGACGAGCGTCGAGGAGCGGATGATGCGGCTGCGACACGAACAGGAGGGGATCGTCGCCTCCAACTTCCACAGCCACGTCGGGTCGCAGTACTGCATGGAGCTGTTCGTGCTGGAGGGCGAACTGGCCGAGATATCGACGTTCGTCGGGAAGGTCCGCGCGACGAAGGACACCCTCACGGTCGATTACAGCGTCACGCCCGTCGACGAGTTCGGCGCCGGCGCGCTGGGGGAGGCGCACGCGCACGCCGGTCACGGCGCAGAGCGATCCGAGGAGAGCGGCTCCGGGGACGGCCCGGAGGCGGCCGCGACGGACGAGGGCGCGGAGGGGAGCTGA
- a CDS encoding AAA family ATPase, with protein sequence MNDTAGLRLTVRAAEKRDAGRGIARLPESARKRLALLSGDTVEVRGERTAVAKVWPGGPDAADGSVLIDADTRANAGVKVGDTVTVAPVDVSDADRVTLSAPGRLAEVDVSREVVERALSRELRDRPVTEGEAVHVERLGGLRFVVARTAPAGTVRIAASTDVSVEYEDDAGTANDRVDAPPRRSDDDVGKSTGSDGAPPATDAEPKAADAPPAERTAGATYEDIGGLDEELELVRETIELPLSEPEVFTRLGIDPPKGVLLHGPPGTGKTLIARAVANEVDATFITVDGPEIMSKYKGESEERLREVFERASEDAPAIVFFDEIDSIAGKRDDGGDVENRVVGQLLSLMDGLDARGDVIVIGATNRVDTIDPALRRGGRFDREIEIGVPGEAGRRQILDVHTRRMPLADDVDLDRIANRTHGFVGADIEGLAQEAAMTALRRARESDSRALNDVTVGKADFEAAHANVEPSAMREYVAEQPTTDFTDVGGLDEAKEELERAVTWPLSYGPLFDAAGADPPTGVLLHGPPGTGKTLLARGIAGESGVNFIQVAGPELLDRYVGESEKAVRELFDRARQAAPAIIFFDEIDAVATDRDAAGGDGSGVGERVVSQLLTELDRASDNPNLVVLAATNRRNALDPALLRPGRLETHVEVPEPDREARRKILEVHMREKPLVDEVDLERLADETEGYSGAEIAALSRAAAMRAIERVADEHGEAANDHADEVGITGEDFDAALESVRPETA encoded by the coding sequence ATGAACGACACCGCAGGGCTCCGGCTCACGGTGCGTGCCGCCGAGAAGCGGGACGCGGGCCGGGGCATCGCCAGGCTCCCCGAGTCGGCCCGCAAGCGGCTCGCCCTCCTCAGCGGCGACACGGTCGAGGTGCGCGGCGAGCGCACCGCCGTCGCGAAGGTGTGGCCGGGCGGTCCCGACGCCGCCGACGGCTCCGTCCTCATCGACGCCGACACCCGCGCGAACGCCGGCGTGAAGGTGGGCGACACCGTGACGGTCGCCCCGGTCGACGTCTCCGACGCCGATCGCGTGACGCTTTCCGCGCCCGGCCGCCTCGCGGAGGTGGACGTGAGCCGCGAGGTGGTCGAGCGCGCGCTCTCCCGCGAACTGCGCGACCGCCCCGTCACGGAGGGCGAGGCCGTCCACGTCGAGCGGCTGGGCGGCCTCCGGTTCGTCGTCGCTCGGACGGCGCCCGCGGGGACCGTCCGAATCGCCGCTTCGACCGACGTCTCGGTCGAGTACGAGGACGACGCGGGGACCGCGAACGACCGCGTCGACGCGCCGCCCCGGCGCTCGGACGATGACGTCGGGAAGTCGACCGGGTCCGACGGCGCGCCGCCGGCGACCGACGCGGAGCCGAAGGCCGCCGACGCTCCGCCCGCCGAGCGCACCGCGGGCGCGACCTACGAGGACATCGGCGGGTTAGACGAGGAGCTAGAGCTGGTCCGGGAGACGATCGAACTCCCGCTCTCCGAGCCGGAGGTGTTCACCCGGCTCGGCATCGACCCGCCGAAGGGCGTCCTCCTCCACGGGCCGCCGGGGACCGGGAAGACGCTCATCGCCCGCGCCGTCGCCAACGAGGTCGACGCGACGTTCATCACCGTCGACGGCCCGGAGATCATGTCGAAGTACAAAGGGGAGTCCGAGGAGCGCCTGCGCGAGGTGTTCGAGCGCGCGAGCGAGGACGCCCCGGCGATCGTCTTCTTCGACGAGATCGACTCGATCGCGGGCAAGCGCGACGACGGCGGCGACGTGGAGAACCGCGTCGTCGGCCAGCTGCTCTCGCTGATGGACGGGCTCGACGCCCGCGGCGACGTGATCGTCATCGGCGCGACCAACCGCGTCGACACCATCGACCCGGCGCTCCGCCGCGGCGGCCGCTTCGACCGCGAGATCGAGATCGGCGTCCCCGGCGAGGCGGGCCGGCGGCAGATCCTCGACGTCCACACGCGCCGGATGCCGCTCGCGGACGACGTGGACTTAGACCGCATCGCGAACCGCACCCACGGGTTCGTCGGCGCCGACATCGAAGGGCTGGCACAGGAGGCGGCGATGACCGCGCTCCGGCGCGCCCGCGAGTCCGACTCCCGGGCGCTGAACGACGTGACCGTCGGCAAGGCGGACTTCGAGGCCGCCCACGCGAACGTCGAGCCGAGCGCGATGCGCGAGTACGTGGCCGAGCAGCCGACCACCGACTTCACCGACGTCGGCGGCCTCGACGAGGCGAAGGAGGAACTCGAACGCGCGGTGACGTGGCCGCTGTCGTACGGGCCGCTGTTCGACGCCGCCGGCGCCGACCCCCCGACCGGGGTCCTCCTCCACGGGCCGCCGGGGACCGGGAAGACGCTGCTCGCGCGCGGCATCGCGGGCGAGAGCGGCGTGAACTTCATTCAGGTCGCCGGTCCCGAACTCCTCGACCGGTACGTCGGTGAGTCCGAGAAAGCGGTCCGGGAGCTGTTCGACCGCGCTCGGCAGGCGGCGCCCGCGATCATCTTCTTCGACGAGATCGACGCGGTCGCGACCGACCGCGACGCCGCCGGCGGCGACGGCTCCGGCGTGGGCGAGCGGGTGGTCTCGCAGCTGCTCACGGAGCTAGACCGCGCCAGCGACAACCCGAACCTCGTCGTCCTCGCGGCGACCAACCGGCGGAACGCGCTCGACCCGGCGCTGCTCCGTCCCGGCCGCTTGGAGACCCACGTCGAGGTGCCCGAGCCGGACCGCGAGGCGCGCCGCAAGATTCTGGAGGTCCACATGCGAGAGAAGCCGCTGGTCGACGAGGTCGACTTGGAGCGCCTCGCCGACGAGACGGAGGGGTACTCCGGCGCGGAGATCGCCGCGCTGTCCCGGGCGGCCGCGATGCGCGCCATCGAGCGCGTCGCGGACGAGCACGGCGAGGCGGCCAACGACCACGCCGACGAGGTCGGGATCACCGGCGAGGACTTCGACGCGGCGCTCGAATCCGTCCGCCCCGAGACCGCCTGA
- a CDS encoding tRNA-intron lyase: protein MQPTGHLRGDAVRVGGDARQRFYDARGYGRPLDGNEIALSRVEAAHLLFRGDLSGIELGGDADEIDADPVGFERFFVASAAAADRFAVRFLVYSDLRDRGFYLSPAREPWPGGSDAPSDAVDFVAYERGETPDTGNVKYPIQVVGERESVAAAGLAGRTLAVVDEESDITYFAAEGGRIDGATGYEPPGSLAGVLLADRVVVWDAPEGLYERGFYGRPLTGRAADVEGALQLSLVEAASLAADGRLSLSASVGGGNADDDRDAGDAPAGAAARIVARGRDVEGERFDRRLAVYRRLRAADAVPKTGFKFGADFRTYLDVETVDDLPHSEHLVRVVGPDHEFSPRELSLDVRLAGGVRKEMAFALTAVGDGHPGADADAFLDADVEWLSVDRLTP, encoded by the coding sequence ATGCAACCGACCGGCCACCTGCGGGGCGACGCGGTCCGCGTCGGCGGGGACGCCCGCCAGCGCTTCTACGACGCCCGGGGGTACGGGCGACCGCTCGACGGCAACGAGATCGCACTCTCGCGGGTCGAGGCCGCCCACCTGCTGTTCCGCGGCGACCTCTCGGGGATCGAACTCGGCGGCGACGCCGACGAGATCGACGCCGACCCCGTCGGCTTCGAGCGCTTCTTCGTCGCGAGCGCGGCCGCGGCCGACCGCTTCGCGGTCCGCTTCCTCGTCTACTCCGACCTCCGCGACCGCGGCTTCTACCTCTCGCCCGCCCGCGAGCCGTGGCCGGGCGGGAGCGACGCGCCGAGCGACGCGGTCGACTTCGTCGCCTACGAGCGCGGCGAGACGCCGGATACGGGCAACGTGAAGTACCCGATCCAGGTCGTCGGCGAGCGCGAGTCGGTGGCGGCGGCGGGGCTCGCGGGACGCACCCTCGCGGTCGTCGACGAGGAGTCCGACATCACCTACTTCGCGGCCGAGGGCGGCAGGATCGACGGCGCGACCGGCTACGAGCCGCCGGGGTCGCTCGCGGGCGTGCTCCTCGCGGACCGCGTCGTCGTCTGGGACGCCCCCGAGGGGCTCTACGAGCGCGGCTTCTACGGCCGCCCGCTCACGGGCCGGGCCGCCGACGTCGAGGGCGCGCTCCAGCTCTCGCTCGTCGAGGCCGCGTCGCTGGCCGCGGACGGCCGGCTCTCGCTGTCGGCGTCGGTGGGCGGCGGGAACGCGGACGACGACCGAGACGCGGGCGACGCGCCGGCCGGCGCGGCCGCCCGGATCGTCGCCCGCGGCCGCGACGTGGAGGGCGAGCGCTTCGACCGCCGACTCGCCGTCTACCGGCGCCTCCGCGCCGCCGACGCGGTGCCGAAGACCGGCTTCAAGTTCGGCGCCGACTTCCGGACGTACCTCGACGTGGAGACGGTCGACGACCTGCCGCACTCCGAGCACCTCGTGCGCGTGGTGGGACCGGACCACGAGTTCTCCCCGCGCGAACTCTCGCTCGACGTGCGCCTCGCGGGCGGCGTCCGCAAGGAGATGGCCTTCGCGCTGACCGCGGTCGGGGACGGGCACCCCGGCGCCGACGCCGACGCGTTCCTCGACGCCGACGTCGAGTGGCTCTCAGTCGACCGGCTGACGCCCTGA